In Saccharothrix syringae, the following are encoded in one genomic region:
- a CDS encoding thioesterase family protein has product MSFSVASAVRPLGDGTYTASLPAEWTVGPKPHGGFLLALLTRAAVDSARAAVPDEPAPLAVSAQFLRAPEVGPVLIRTDVRKAGRTATVVTAALEQRGRSCVEASVTVGRMPTAAPDYVDLPDVPAVPPANALDLASMGSGGVYKLGAVCDVRLDPEGAGFLTGRVGDPLVLRLWVRPLQERPDPYFALLAGDISVPVTFNLGRLGWSPTVQLTALLRADPAPGWLRVRVSCSAVHGQWFDEDAVVIDSAGRLVCQARQLALTPAVQG; this is encoded by the coding sequence GTGTCCTTCTCGGTTGCCAGTGCGGTCCGCCCGTTGGGCGACGGCACGTACACCGCGTCGCTGCCCGCCGAGTGGACCGTCGGTCCCAAGCCGCACGGCGGGTTCCTGCTGGCCCTGCTGACGCGGGCGGCGGTGGACAGCGCGCGGGCGGCCGTGCCCGACGAGCCCGCGCCGCTGGCGGTGAGCGCCCAGTTCCTGCGCGCGCCGGAGGTCGGGCCGGTGCTGATCAGGACGGACGTGCGCAAGGCCGGGCGCACGGCCACGGTGGTGACGGCGGCGCTGGAGCAGCGCGGGCGCAGTTGCGTGGAGGCGTCGGTGACGGTCGGGCGGATGCCGACGGCGGCGCCGGACTACGTCGACCTGCCGGACGTGCCCGCGGTGCCGCCGGCGAACGCGCTGGACCTGGCTTCGATGGGGTCCGGCGGGGTGTACAAGCTCGGGGCGGTGTGCGACGTGCGGCTGGACCCGGAGGGGGCGGGGTTCCTGACCGGGCGCGTGGGCGACCCGCTGGTGCTGCGGCTGTGGGTGCGACCGCTGCAGGAGCGGCCCGACCCGTACTTCGCGCTGCTCGCGGGGGACATCTCGGTGCCGGTGACGTTCAACCTCGGGCGGTTGGGGTGGTCGCCGACGGTGCAGCTGACGGCGTTGCTGCGGGCCGACCCGGCGCCGGGGTGGCTGCGGGTGCGGGTGTCGTGCAGCGCGGTCCACGGGCAGTGGTTCGACGAGGACGCGGTGGTCATCGACTCGGCGGGGCGGCTCGTGTGCCAGGCGCGGCAGTTGGCGTTGACGCCTGCCGTTCAGGGCTGA
- a CDS encoding NAD-dependent epimerase/dehydratase family protein, which produces MAPKVVLVTGCSRFLGGHLAARFAANPDIERVLAVDTEPPSRDLLRRMGRAEFVRADIRNPLIAKVIATAQVDTVVHASVNANPAGPTGRTAMKEMNVIGTMQLLAACQKSPHVRKLVVKSTSAVYGSSSRDPAVFTEDMGPKDLPSSGYAKDAVEVEGYVRGFSRRRPDVGVTALRFTNFIGPRIDTVLTRYFALPVVPTVLGYDARVQLLHSEDALAVMERATLLDLPGVYNVGGDGVLLLSQAIRRAGRINLRVPSVAVPSVGRVFRGARLVDFSPDQMRFLNWGRVVDTTLLKEEFGFTPRWTTQQAFDDYVSGRALRPLIDPEVVAAVERGVLDAAARWR; this is translated from the coding sequence ATGGCGCCCAAGGTCGTTCTCGTCACCGGTTGCAGCCGCTTCCTCGGCGGTCACCTCGCCGCGCGCTTCGCGGCGAACCCGGACATCGAACGCGTGCTCGCGGTGGACACGGAGCCGCCGTCGCGCGACCTGCTGCGCCGGATGGGGCGCGCGGAGTTCGTGCGGGCGGACATCCGGAACCCGCTGATCGCGAAGGTCATCGCCACGGCGCAGGTCGACACGGTCGTGCACGCGTCGGTGAACGCGAACCCGGCCGGGCCCACCGGGCGCACCGCGATGAAGGAGATGAACGTCATCGGCACGATGCAGCTGCTGGCCGCGTGCCAGAAGTCGCCGCACGTGCGGAAGCTGGTGGTCAAGTCGACCAGCGCGGTGTACGGGTCCAGCTCCCGCGACCCGGCGGTGTTCACCGAGGACATGGGGCCCAAGGACCTGCCGTCCAGCGGGTACGCCAAGGACGCGGTCGAGGTGGAGGGGTACGTCCGGGGGTTCTCGCGGCGGCGGCCGGACGTCGGTGTCACGGCGCTGAGGTTCACGAATTTCATCGGGCCCCGGATTGACACGGTGCTGACCAGGTACTTCGCGCTGCCGGTGGTGCCCACGGTGCTGGGGTACGACGCGCGGGTGCAGTTGTTGCACTCGGAGGACGCGTTGGCGGTGATGGAGCGGGCGACCCTGCTGGACCTGCCCGGGGTCTACAACGTGGGCGGGGACGGGGTGCTGCTGCTCTCGCAGGCCATTCGGCGGGCCGGGCGGATCAACCTGAGGGTGCCGAGCGTGGCGGTGCCGAGTGTGGGGCGCGTGTTCCGCGGGGCTCGGTTGGTGGACTTCTCGCCTGATCAGATGAGGTTCCTGAACTGGGGGCGGGTGGTGGACACGACCCTGTTGAAGGAGGAGTTCGGGTTCACGCCCCGGTGGACCACGCAGCAGGCGTTCGACGATTACGTGAGCGGGCGGGCGTTGCGGCCGTTGATCGACCCGGAGGTGGTTGCGGCGGTTGAGCGCGGGGTGCTCGACGCGGCTGCTCGGTGGCGTTAG
- a CDS encoding AMP-binding protein gives MAGTARNVADLVRASAHRGPKHVALVDVTTADSWTWAEFDAAVDGEARRLVGAGLEPGDRVVVRLPTGPAFCVAVFGVLRAGGVVVPAGPGQPPRELRRLVADSGAKLLVGEGEGDVEVLPAPGFEPGEEFPAVGSGEDLAVLGYTSGTSGSPRGAMLSHRALLANVEQCASLRPAPVTAGDRVLLALPLFHVYGLGPGLLQVAGAGATAVLLERFDPDQALTAIREHRVTTLVGVPPMYQAFLAQPVERLREDLATVRLFTSGAAPLAPGVLAGLRQAVGLPVYEGYGLTETGPVLTTTLAGGTPKPGSVGRPLPGVELRLVDSDGRPLDDDEDEPGTGLVAARGANLFSGYWPDGAHGPAADGWFRTGDVGYLDSDGDLHLVDRAGDLIIVNGFNVYPHEVEQVVNELDGVVESAAVGVPDERTGESVKVVLVAAEGSGLTEDAVKDHCAARLAKFKVPTAVEFATALPHSPTGKLARARLRLPLT, from the coding sequence TTGGCCGGTACCGCACGCAACGTCGCCGACCTGGTTCGCGCTTCCGCGCACCGTGGACCCAAGCACGTCGCACTGGTGGATGTCACCACCGCGGACAGCTGGACCTGGGCCGAGTTCGACGCCGCGGTGGACGGCGAGGCGCGCCGGCTGGTCGGCGCGGGCCTCGAACCCGGCGACCGGGTGGTGGTGCGGCTGCCGACCGGGCCCGCGTTCTGCGTGGCGGTGTTCGGCGTGCTGCGCGCGGGCGGCGTCGTGGTGCCCGCCGGGCCGGGGCAGCCGCCGCGCGAGCTGCGCAGGCTGGTGGCCGACAGCGGGGCGAAGCTGCTGGTCGGCGAGGGCGAGGGCGACGTCGAGGTGCTGCCCGCGCCGGGGTTCGAGCCGGGGGAGGAGTTCCCGGCCGTCGGGTCCGGCGAGGACCTGGCCGTGCTCGGCTACACCTCCGGCACGTCCGGGTCGCCGCGCGGCGCGATGCTGTCGCACCGGGCGCTGCTGGCCAACGTCGAGCAGTGCGCGTCGCTGCGGCCGGCGCCGGTGACCGCGGGCGACCGGGTGCTGCTGGCGCTGCCGCTGTTCCACGTCTACGGCCTGGGCCCGGGGTTGTTGCAGGTCGCGGGGGCCGGCGCGACGGCCGTGCTGCTGGAGCGGTTCGACCCGGACCAGGCGCTGACCGCGATCCGCGAGCACCGGGTGACCACGCTGGTGGGCGTGCCTCCGATGTACCAGGCGTTCCTGGCCCAGCCGGTCGAGCGGCTGCGGGAGGACCTGGCGACCGTGCGGCTGTTCACCTCCGGCGCCGCGCCGCTGGCACCCGGCGTGCTCGCGGGCCTGCGGCAGGCCGTGGGGCTGCCGGTGTACGAGGGCTACGGGCTGACCGAGACCGGGCCGGTGCTGACCACGACGCTGGCCGGCGGCACGCCGAAGCCCGGCTCGGTGGGCCGGCCGCTGCCCGGCGTGGAGCTGCGGCTGGTCGACTCCGACGGCCGCCCGCTGGACGACGACGAGGACGAGCCGGGCACCGGGCTGGTGGCGGCGCGGGGCGCCAACCTGTTCAGCGGCTACTGGCCGGACGGCGCGCACGGGCCGGCCGCGGACGGCTGGTTCCGCACCGGCGACGTGGGCTACCTCGACTCCGACGGCGACCTGCACCTGGTGGACCGGGCGGGCGACCTGATCATCGTCAACGGGTTCAACGTGTACCCGCACGAGGTGGAGCAGGTGGTCAACGAGCTGGACGGCGTGGTCGAGTCGGCGGCGGTCGGCGTGCCCGACGAGCGGACCGGCGAGTCGGTGAAGGTCGTGCTGGTGGCCGCCGAGGGCAGCGGGCTGACCGAGGACGCGGTGAAGGACCACTGCGCGGCGCGGCTGGCCAAGTTCAAGGTGCCGACCGCGGTGGAGTTCGCCACGGCGCTGCCGCACTCGCCGACCGGGAAGCTCGCGCGCGCCCGCCTGAGGCTGCCTCTAACCTGA
- a CDS encoding HAD family hydrolase, giving the protein MVKRRAEGTAERERLAALAGEASAEAALAVVEQTGGAPTDHTATDLTAAAFFDVDNTMMMGASIFHFARGLAARKYFRNSDLLGFAWQQIKFRVGGREDPQSVAASREQALSFVAGRSVAELVSLGEEIYDELMADKIWTGTQALAQMHLDAGQRVWLVTATPVELAQIIARRLGLTGALGTVSESSDGIYTGRLVGDLLHGRAKAHAVRALAAKEGLDLRRCTAYSDSVNDVPMLSVVGTAVAVNPDSGLREAARKRGWEIRDFRTGRKAAKIGVPSVLGAGALAGAVAATVAYRRRDR; this is encoded by the coding sequence GTGGTGAAAAGGCGTGCGGAGGGCACGGCCGAGCGGGAGAGGCTCGCCGCGCTGGCCGGCGAGGCTTCGGCCGAGGCCGCGCTGGCGGTCGTCGAGCAGACCGGCGGCGCCCCCACCGACCACACCGCCACCGACCTGACCGCCGCGGCCTTCTTCGACGTCGACAACACCATGATGATGGGCGCGTCGATCTTCCACTTCGCCCGGGGCCTGGCCGCCCGCAAGTACTTCCGCAACTCCGACCTCCTGGGCTTCGCCTGGCAGCAGATCAAGTTCCGCGTGGGCGGCCGAGAAGACCCCCAGAGCGTGGCCGCGTCCCGGGAACAGGCGCTGTCCTTCGTGGCGGGCCGCTCAGTGGCGGAACTGGTGTCCCTGGGCGAGGAGATCTACGACGAGCTCATGGCGGACAAGATCTGGACCGGCACCCAAGCCCTGGCCCAAATGCACCTGGACGCCGGCCAACGCGTCTGGCTGGTCACGGCGACCCCGGTGGAACTGGCCCAGATCATCGCCAGGCGCCTGGGACTCACCGGCGCCCTGGGAACCGTCTCGGAAAGCTCCGACGGCATCTACACGGGCCGCCTGGTGGGCGACCTGCTGCACGGCCGGGCAAAAGCCCACGCGGTCCGCGCCCTAGCCGCAAAAGAAGGACTCGACCTCCGCCGCTGCACCGCCTACTCCGACTCGGTCAACGACGTCCCCATGCTCTCCGTAGTAGGCACGGCGGTAGCCGTCAACCCGGACTCGGGCCTACGGGAAGCAGCCCGCAAACGAGGCTGGGAAATCCGAGACTTCCGCACCGGAAGAAAAGCGGCGAAAATCGGCGTCCCCTCAGTCCTGGGCGCAGGCGCCCTGGCCGGCGCAGTAGCAGCCACAGTCGCCTACCGCCGCCGCGACCGCTGA
- a CDS encoding DUF5667 domain-containing protein: MWRHRQREQFARAVDAHPEPGDESFADELAVVSLLRKAAVTSGPDEAARARMRDRVLGGAAPQPPTRLDERRPRTGARGRLAIALAAALCLVFSLAGMSLLLSRDALPGDALYGVKRTAESASLGLTFGEDSKGYKRLEFASARLDELETLVSRYDGGGPLGGYLTALADFDTDAAAGSRVLTAFGANSDQRALEGLRDWAASQSARLTALRATLPAAAVDRADTSLDLLERITTRATALQTRCAVPSRETDEVGPLPTEDGCRPAPPTTTGPQQPTTTTTRAPATQAPDAPTTPGGGTPTQAPQPLPTTIPAQPSQLPPPVTTTPNTPVLPLPSLPLPSLPLPGLGG, from the coding sequence TTGTGGCGTCACAGGCAGCGCGAGCAGTTCGCCCGCGCCGTCGACGCGCACCCCGAACCGGGCGACGAGTCCTTCGCCGACGAGCTGGCGGTCGTGTCACTGCTTCGCAAAGCCGCAGTCACGTCCGGCCCCGACGAGGCCGCGAGGGCCCGCATGCGCGACCGCGTCCTGGGAGGCGCGGCACCGCAGCCACCCACCAGGCTCGACGAGCGCCGTCCCCGCACGGGTGCCCGCGGCCGATTAGCGATCGCCCTGGCCGCCGCGCTGTGCCTGGTGTTCTCGCTGGCCGGCATGAGCCTCCTGCTCAGCCGCGACGCACTGCCGGGCGACGCGCTGTACGGCGTGAAGCGCACCGCCGAGTCGGCCTCCCTGGGCCTGACCTTCGGCGAGGACTCCAAGGGCTACAAGCGCCTGGAGTTCGCCTCCGCGCGCCTGGACGAGCTGGAGACCCTGGTCTCCCGCTACGACGGCGGCGGCCCCCTCGGCGGCTACCTCACCGCGCTGGCGGACTTCGACACCGACGCCGCGGCCGGTTCCCGCGTGCTGACCGCGTTCGGGGCGAACTCCGACCAACGCGCCCTGGAGGGCCTGCGCGACTGGGCCGCGTCCCAGTCCGCCCGGTTGACGGCGCTGCGCGCGACCCTGCCCGCGGCAGCCGTGGACCGGGCGGACACCTCACTGGACCTGCTGGAGCGCATCACCACCCGGGCAACAGCCCTGCAGACCCGGTGCGCGGTCCCCTCCCGGGAAACCGACGAGGTGGGCCCCCTCCCCACCGAGGACGGCTGCCGCCCGGCACCACCCACCACCACGGGCCCTCAGCAGCCGACCACCACGACCACCCGGGCCCCCGCCACCCAGGCCCCCGACGCCCCCACCACCCCGGGCGGCGGCACCCCCACGCAAGCACCGCAACCACTCCCCACGACCATCCCCGCCCAGCCCTCCCAGCTACCGCCCCCGGTGACCACGACCCCGAACACCCCGGTCCTCCCACTGCCGTCACTGCCCCTCCCGTCGCTGCCGCTGCCCGGCCTCGGCGGCTGA
- the proC gene encoding pyrroline-5-carboxylate reductase: protein MTTIAVLGAGKIGEALLSGLLQGGREAGRLLFTEKHPERSAELTARYGVEGLDVASAAQRADVLVVAVKPQDIEPLLDELNPVLKPGTLVVSLCAGLPTSLFERRLPDSTPVVRVMPNTPMVVGQAMSAISAGRYATDEHLALVEELLSTVGQVARVPESQQDAVTALSGSGPAYFFYLVEAMIDAGILLGIPRELAGRLIIQSAVGAATMLNEGDQHPVILREAVTSPAGTTIMAIRELEKHGVRAALLAALEAARDRSVELGRAHEED from the coding sequence ATGACGACCATCGCCGTGCTGGGGGCTGGCAAGATCGGGGAGGCCCTGCTGTCGGGGCTGTTGCAGGGCGGGCGCGAGGCCGGCCGGTTGCTGTTCACCGAGAAGCACCCGGAGCGATCCGCCGAACTGACCGCCCGGTACGGGGTGGAGGGCCTGGACGTGGCGAGTGCCGCGCAGCGGGCCGACGTGCTCGTGGTCGCGGTCAAGCCCCAGGACATCGAGCCCCTGCTCGACGAGCTGAACCCGGTGCTCAAGCCCGGCACGCTGGTCGTGTCGCTGTGCGCGGGGCTGCCGACGTCGCTGTTCGAGCGCCGGCTGCCCGACAGCACGCCGGTCGTGCGGGTCATGCCGAACACGCCGATGGTGGTCGGGCAGGCGATGAGCGCCATCTCGGCGGGCCGGTACGCGACGGACGAGCACCTGGCGCTGGTCGAGGAGCTGCTGAGCACGGTCGGCCAGGTGGCGCGGGTGCCGGAGAGCCAGCAGGACGCCGTGACGGCGCTGTCCGGGTCCGGGCCCGCGTACTTCTTCTACCTGGTCGAGGCCATGATCGACGCGGGCATCCTGCTCGGCATCCCGCGCGAGCTGGCCGGGCGGCTCATCATCCAGTCGGCGGTCGGCGCGGCCACCATGCTGAACGAGGGCGACCAGCACCCGGTGATCCTCCGCGAGGCCGTCACGTCGCCGGCGGGCACCACCATCATGGCCATCCGCGAGCTGGAGAAGCACGGGGTGCGCGCCGCGCTGCTGGCCGCGCTGGAGGCGGCGCGCGACCGTTCGGTGGAGCTGGGACGCGCCCACGAGGAGGACTGA
- a CDS encoding fasciclin domain-containing protein, protein MRNPKLALAGAVVAAALSVAACGGGDTASSGSSAAEATTTTATSSSAAMADGVTETTDVFGPGCAQVPADPSDEGSLQGMVDDPVATAASNNPLLTKLVAAVKAANLVDTLNSQEAITVFAPADPAFAELGDAKFQELAADPAALGKILQYHVVGQRYDADGLEGAGTVKSLTGQELTISGTGDAMTVNGAPVLCGNIPTANATVFVIGKVLTPPAA, encoded by the coding sequence GTGCGCAACCCCAAGCTCGCCCTCGCCGGTGCCGTCGTCGCCGCCGCCCTGTCGGTCGCGGCTTGCGGCGGTGGCGACACCGCGTCCTCCGGCTCCAGCGCCGCCGAGGCCACCACGACGACCGCCACCAGCTCCTCGGCGGCCATGGCCGACGGCGTGACCGAGACGACCGACGTGTTCGGCCCCGGCTGCGCCCAGGTGCCGGCCGACCCGTCGGACGAGGGCTCGCTCCAGGGCATGGTCGACGACCCGGTGGCCACCGCCGCGTCCAACAACCCGCTGCTCACGAAGCTGGTGGCGGCGGTCAAGGCGGCGAACCTGGTCGACACGCTGAACTCGCAGGAGGCGATCACCGTGTTCGCGCCCGCCGACCCGGCGTTCGCCGAGCTGGGCGACGCGAAGTTCCAGGAGCTGGCGGCCGACCCCGCCGCGCTGGGCAAGATCCTCCAGTACCACGTCGTCGGGCAGCGCTACGACGCCGACGGGCTGGAGGGCGCGGGCACCGTGAAGAGCCTCACGGGCCAGGAGCTGACCATCTCGGGCACCGGTGACGCGATGACCGTCAACGGCGCCCCGGTGCTGTGCGGCAACATCCCGACCGCCAACGCCACCGTGTTCGTCATCGGCAAGGTGCTCACCCCGCCGGCCGCCTGA
- a CDS encoding helix-turn-helix domain-containing protein, whose translation MPAEEKSLGQVKFLTVAEVALVMRVSKMTVYRLVHSGELTAVRVGKSFRVPEKAVDEYLRNAYFDAG comes from the coding sequence ATGCCTGCGGAGGAGAAGTCGCTCGGCCAAGTCAAGTTCCTGACGGTTGCCGAGGTCGCGCTCGTGATGCGCGTGTCGAAGATGACGGTGTACCGGTTGGTGCACTCGGGCGAGCTCACGGCGGTGCGCGTGGGCAAGTCGTTCAGGGTGCCGGAGAAGGCGGTGGACGAGTACCTGCGGAACGCCTACTTCGACGCCGGGTGA
- a CDS encoding lysophospholipid acyltransferase family protein, with protein MAEARVIPLHGADREAARGRGGRAPEQVSAPEADEAGGGGAAGDGAGAPEWERRLAELLGFARRRLQGEYEVDEFGFDRELTDTVLMPPLRPLYEKWFRVEAIGVHNVPGRGGALIVANHSGTLPLDALMTAFAVRNDHPARRHLRMLGADLVFRTPVLGALARKSGQTLACNPDAERLLRSGELVGVWPEGFKGIGKPFKDRYKLQRFGRGGFVSAALNTGVPIIPCSIVGAEEIYPKIGDVKPLARLFGFPYFPVTPFFPWLGPLGAVPLPSKWYIEFGEPIRTDVYGEHAADDPMLVFNLTDQVRETIQQTLYRLLTQRRNVFLG; from the coding sequence GTGGCAGAGGCGCGGGTGATCCCGTTGCACGGTGCGGATCGGGAGGCGGCCCGGGGACGGGGTGGTCGGGCGCCGGAGCAGGTGTCCGCACCGGAGGCTGACGAGGCTGGTGGCGGGGGTGCTGCCGGGGACGGTGCCGGGGCTCCTGAGTGGGAGAGGCGGCTGGCTGAGCTGCTGGGGTTCGCTCGGCGGCGGCTCCAGGGGGAGTACGAGGTTGACGAGTTCGGGTTCGACCGGGAGTTGACCGACACGGTGCTGATGCCGCCGCTTCGGCCGTTGTACGAGAAGTGGTTCCGGGTGGAGGCGATCGGGGTCCACAACGTGCCCGGGCGGGGTGGGGCGTTGATCGTGGCCAACCACTCGGGGACGTTGCCGCTGGACGCGTTGATGACGGCGTTCGCGGTGCGGAACGATCACCCGGCTCGGCGGCACCTGCGGATGCTCGGGGCTGATCTGGTGTTCAGGACGCCGGTGCTGGGGGCGTTGGCGCGGAAGTCCGGGCAGACGTTGGCCTGCAACCCGGATGCGGAGCGGTTGCTGCGGTCCGGGGAGCTGGTGGGGGTGTGGCCCGAGGGGTTCAAGGGGATCGGGAAGCCGTTCAAGGACCGGTACAAGCTGCAGCGCTTCGGGCGGGGTGGGTTCGTTTCGGCGGCGTTGAACACCGGGGTGCCGATCATCCCCTGTTCGATCGTGGGGGCTGAGGAGATCTACCCCAAGATCGGGGATGTGAAGCCGTTGGCCCGGTTGTTCGGGTTTCCCTATTTTCCGGTTACGCCGTTTTTTCCGTGGCTGGGGCCGTTGGGGGCGGTGCCGTTGCCGTCCAAGTGGTACATCGAGTTCGGTGAGCCGATTCGGACGGATGTTTACGGGGAGCACGCGGCGGATGACCCGATGTTGGTGTTCAACCTGACTGATCAGGTTCGGGAGACGATTCAGCAGACGTTGTACCGGTTGTTGACTCAGCGGCGGAACGTGTTCTTGGGCTGA
- a CDS encoding 30S ribosomal protein bS22, protein MGSVIKKRRKRMSKKKHRKLLRKTRVQRRKRGK, encoded by the coding sequence ATGGGCTCGGTCATCAAGAAGCGCCGCAAGCGCATGTCGAAGAAGAAGCACCGCAAGCTGCTGCGCAAGACGCGGGTGCAGCGTCGCAAGCGCGGTAAGTAA
- a CDS encoding glutaredoxin family protein, giving the protein MSHHVTLVSRVDCHACERARAEVERICGELGVPWDEQDVDADRELRAEYGDRVPVILVDGREHGYWEVEEDRLRAALA; this is encoded by the coding sequence GTGAGCCACCACGTCACTCTCGTCAGCCGGGTCGACTGCCACGCCTGCGAGCGGGCCAGGGCCGAGGTCGAGCGCATCTGCGGCGAGCTGGGCGTCCCCTGGGACGAGCAGGACGTCGACGCCGACCGCGAGCTGCGCGCCGAGTACGGCGACCGGGTGCCGGTGATCCTGGTCGACGGGCGCGAGCACGGCTACTGGGAGGTCGAGGAGGACCGGCTGCGGGCCGCGCTGGCCTGA
- a CDS encoding molybdopterin-dependent oxidoreductase produces the protein MTRWTAALVGLLGVAAALVAGHLVAALVGPPASPLLAVGSTAIDLTPAWLKDFAVRTFGTYDKLVLLLGMAVVLAAAAVAAGLLSRRSALPGTVLAVVLGLLGVAAVLYRPDLGQLGVLAPVASLVVGVVVFRSLHARAPEDGGRRAFLAIAGASVVAGLAGQLLGRRVDVEASRRAVGDLTPARPAPAVPAGADFAAEGTPSFITPTRDFYRVDVALSVPRVRAEDWVLRVHGLVDRELNLRYEDLRRRDLVERTVTMTCVSNEVGGPYISTANFVGVPLRDVLLEAGVRPGADQLFSTSVDGWTAGSPVDVVLEEDRGALIALGMNGEPLPLEHGFPARLVVPGLYGYVSATKWVTDLELTTFAARRGYWLDRGWAQRAPIKTMSRIDSPKGLATVSGPVVVTGVAWAQPTGVAKVEVRADGGPWRTARLADEVSGSTWRMWRVELDLAPGGHTVEVRATDRSGFTQPQARVAPVPDGATGWHSIFFTVS, from the coding sequence ATGACCCGCTGGACCGCCGCTCTCGTCGGACTCCTCGGCGTGGCCGCCGCCCTCGTGGCCGGGCACCTCGTCGCGGCCCTGGTCGGCCCGCCGGCCTCGCCGCTGCTCGCCGTCGGCAGCACGGCGATCGACCTCACGCCCGCGTGGCTGAAGGACTTCGCGGTCCGCACCTTCGGCACCTACGACAAGCTCGTGCTGCTGCTGGGCATGGCCGTCGTGCTGGCGGCGGCCGCCGTGGCGGCCGGGCTGCTGTCCCGCCGCTCGGCCCTGCCGGGCACGGTGCTGGCCGTCGTGCTGGGGCTGCTGGGCGTGGCCGCCGTGCTGTACCGGCCGGACCTGGGGCAGCTGGGCGTCCTGGCGCCGGTCGCGAGCCTGGTCGTCGGCGTCGTGGTGTTCCGGTCGCTGCACGCCCGCGCGCCGGAGGACGGGGGCCGCCGGGCGTTCCTGGCGATCGCCGGGGCGTCGGTGGTGGCGGGGCTGGCCGGGCAGCTGCTGGGCAGGCGGGTGGACGTGGAGGCGTCGCGGCGGGCCGTCGGGGACCTCACGCCCGCGCGCCCCGCCCCGGCCGTGCCCGCGGGCGCCGACTTCGCCGCCGAGGGCACCCCGTCGTTCATCACGCCCACCCGCGACTTCTACCGGGTCGACGTGGCGCTGAGCGTGCCGCGCGTGCGCGCCGAGGACTGGGTGCTGCGCGTGCACGGCCTGGTCGACCGCGAGCTGAACCTGCGCTACGAGGACCTGCGCCGCCGTGACCTGGTCGAGCGCACGGTCACCATGACCTGCGTGTCCAACGAGGTGGGCGGGCCCTACATCTCCACCGCGAACTTCGTGGGCGTGCCGCTGCGGGACGTGCTGCTGGAGGCGGGCGTGCGGCCCGGGGCCGACCAGCTGTTCTCCACCAGCGTCGACGGCTGGACCGCGGGCAGCCCGGTCGACGTGGTGCTGGAGGAGGACCGCGGCGCGCTCATCGCGCTGGGCATGAACGGCGAGCCGCTGCCGCTGGAGCACGGGTTCCCGGCGCGGCTGGTCGTGCCCGGCCTGTACGGGTACGTGTCGGCCACCAAGTGGGTCACCGACCTGGAGCTGACCACGTTCGCGGCCAGGCGCGGCTACTGGCTCGACCGCGGGTGGGCGCAGCGCGCGCCGATCAAGACCATGTCCCGCATCGACAGCCCCAAGGGCCTGGCCACGGTGTCCGGCCCGGTCGTGGTGACCGGCGTGGCGTGGGCGCAGCCCACCGGCGTGGCGAAGGTCGAGGTGCGCGCCGACGGCGGTCCTTGGCGGACGGCCCGGCTGGCCGACGAGGTCAGCGGGTCGACGTGGCGGATGTGGCGGGTCGAGCTGGACCTCGCCCCCGGCGGCCACACCGTGGAGGTGCGCGCCACGGACCGCTCCGGGTTCACCCAGCCGCAGGCGCGGGTGGCGCCCGTGCCGGACGGCGCGACCGGCTGGCACTCCATCTTCTTCACCGTCTCCTGA
- a CDS encoding sigma-70 family RNA polymerase sigma factor encodes MWSTGGQSSTIVSVESEPAREPWNLVRAAQDGDTDAFGVLYDRYVDVVYRYVLFRVGDRTLAEDVTSETFLRALRSIRSISYQGRDVGAWFVTIARNIVFDHVKSSRYRLEVTTAELADNREVTSGPEDEVLTDAANAELLRCVAQLGDDQRECITLRFIQGLSVAETAAKMGRNEGAVKALQHRAVRRLAQLLPTWLR; translated from the coding sequence ATGTGGAGCACGGGAGGACAGTCCAGCACGATCGTGAGCGTGGAGAGCGAACCGGCAAGAGAGCCGTGGAACCTCGTTCGTGCCGCCCAGGACGGCGACACGGACGCGTTCGGCGTGCTCTACGACCGGTACGTCGACGTGGTGTACCGGTACGTGCTGTTCCGCGTGGGCGACCGCACGCTGGCCGAGGACGTGACCAGCGAGACGTTCCTGCGCGCGCTGCGCAGCATCCGCTCGATCAGCTACCAGGGCCGCGACGTCGGCGCCTGGTTCGTCACCATCGCCCGCAACATCGTCTTCGACCACGTCAAGTCCAGCCGCTACCGGCTGGAGGTCACCACGGCCGAACTGGCGGACAACCGCGAGGTCACCAGCGGCCCCGAGGACGAGGTCCTGACCGACGCGGCCAACGCCGAGCTGCTCCGCTGCGTCGCCCAGTTGGGTGATGACCAGCGTGAATGCATCACGCTGCGTTTCATCCAGGGCTTGTCCGTCGCTGAAACGGCCGCGAAGATGGGGCGCAACGAGGGCGCGGTCAAGGCCCTCCAGCACCGGGCGGTGCGCCGCCTGGCGCAACTGCTGCCGACCTGGTTGCGGTGA